Proteins from a genomic interval of Chanos chanos chromosome 3, fChaCha1.1, whole genome shotgun sequence:
- the stc1l gene encoding stanniocalcin 1, like, with translation MLRRGGFLLFLALAVSAFEMDQDESPPRHARFSVSSPTEVARCLSSAVQVGCDTFACLDNSTCQTDGMYDICNLFLHTAALFNTQGKTFVKESIKCIANGITSKVFQTIRRCSNFQKMIAEVQEDCYSKLDICGVARTNPDAIGEVVQVPAHFPNRYYSTLLQSLLGCDEDTVGVVRAGLVARLGPDMTTFFQILQSKPCPSGAAANGAAGMEGHGGFRWPMGQPMFKIQPNLRNRDPTHLFAKKRSVEDSS, from the exons ATGCTTCGCAGAGGTGGATTTCTCCTGTTTCTTGCCCTGGCCGTGTCTGCCTTCGAGATGGACCAGGACGAGTCTCCTCCGCGGCATGCCCGTTTCTCCGTCAGCAGCCCCA CGGAGGTGGCGCGCTGTCTGAGCAGCGCCGTGCAGGTGGGCTGTGACACCTTCGCCTGCCTGGACAACTCCACCTGTCAGACAGACGGCATGTACGACATCTGCAACCTGTTCCTTCACACTGCTGCCCTTTTCAACACACAG GGAAAGACCTTTGTGAAGGAGAGCATCAAATGCATCGCTAACGGTATCACATCCAAAGTCTTCCAGACCATCCGCCGCTGCTCCAACTTCCAGAAGATGATTGCGGAGGTGCAGGAGGACTGTTACAGCAAGCTGGACATCTGCGGCGTGGCACGTACCAACCCAGACGCCATCGGAGAGGTGGTCCAGGTCCCAGCTCACTTTCCCAACAG GTACTACAGCACCCTGTTGCAGAGCCTGCTGGGGTGTGACGAGGACACGGTGGGTGTGGTGAGAGCAGGCCTCGTGGCCAGACTCGGCCCAGATATGACCACCTTTTTCCAGATCCTTCAGAGCAAGCCCTGCCCGTCCGGAGCCGCTGCCAACGGAGCCGCTGGGATGGAAGGCCATGGAGGTTTCCGCTGGCCTATGGGACAGCCCATGTTCAAGATCCAGCCCAACCTGCGAAACAGGGACCCCACTCACCTGTTCGCCAAGAAACGATCTGTTGAAGACAGTTCTTag